One part of the Vicia villosa cultivar HV-30 ecotype Madison, WI unplaced genomic scaffold, Vvil1.0 ctg.001616F_1_1, whole genome shotgun sequence genome encodes these proteins:
- the LOC131636012 gene encoding uncharacterized protein LOC131636012: protein MPRAARYALQRGNDAVGPYRLYLDRTMHDDVTWRPFADYAQVVPFDGVALYSGWLACGTGIMVRYLPERCMRQFGFVQIIPRSPFEAAPDTVTRVQLTAIWEEWQHHVVPEEYRRMRVTQDWHSVEGYVTWFYRVSHPLLRPDVPGAPRPAHEEILENRQAEDDHAIDLLPICQRIEMLGRDALDRGVIHRGGPEAVAVMEIIVTDAGRAAGYRRQRRAQGERVRHTQ from the coding sequence atgcccagggccgccagatacgccctccagagggggaacgatgcggtgggaccataccgcctgtacctggaccgcacgatgcacgacgacgtcacctggaggccgttcgccgactatgctcaggttgtccccttcgacggggttgctctatattcaggctggttggcatgcgggaccggcatcatggtccggtatctcccggagcggtgcatgcggcagtttgggttcgtgcagatcatacccaggtcacccttcgaggctgctcctgacacagtgaccagagtgcagctcactgccatatgggaggagtggcagcatcatgtggtaccggaggagtaccgtcgcatgcgggtcacccaggactggcacagtgtggaggggtacgtcacatggttctaccgggtgtcccatcctctcttgagacctgacgttcccggcgctcctaggccagcacacgaggaaatcctggagaaccggcaggcggaggatgaccacgccattgatctccttccgatctgccagcggatagagatgcttgggcgggacgcgttggatcgaggtgtcattcatcggggcggaccagaggcagtcgccgtgatggagatcatcgtcactgatgcgggccgtgcggcggggtacaggcggcagaggagggcccagggtgagcgggttaggcacacccagtag
- the LOC131636007 gene encoding uncharacterized protein LOC131636007, producing MGVHHVMGTGKYLGLPFMIGKSKSSIFSFIKDRIWNCINSWKGRSLSKAGKEIMIKLALQAIPAYIMSIFILPDVVVNEIERMLNSFLWGGRSNSKGIRWKAWDKLTCSKDVGGLGF from the coding sequence ATGGGAGTTCATCATGTCATGGGAACCGGTAAATACTTGGGGCTTCCATTTATGATAGGGAAGAGCAAGAGCTCTATTTTTTCCTTTATTAAGGACCGTATTTGGAATTGCATCAACTCTTGGAAAGGGCGGTCTTTATCCAAAGCTGGCAAAGAAATCATGATCAAATTGGCTCTACAAGCTATACCGGCTTATATCATGAGTATCTTTATCCTTCCGGATGTGGTGGTAAATGAGATTGAGAGGATGTTGAATTCTTTTTTGTGGGGTGGAAGATCTAATAGCAAAGGGATAAGGTGGAAGGCTTGGGATAAACTGACTTGTTCGAAAGATGTGGGTGGCTTGGGTTTTTAG
- the LOC131636008 gene encoding uncharacterized protein LOC131636008, which translates to MSNMPWCIIGDFNDLLSQEDKHGCQFTWVKSRGSEHMMEERLDQAFAAPQWLNLFPTVSLTNLIASHLDHSPILLSCKTVQTLRRDIKFRFKNSWLQENDIGSVIQSGWRYGDDNIVVDHLSSYAESLEVWSRRKRNSRKEDLGKNLEVMEMFREGRDKYSSDRFFKARTEYNQALIREDAYWKQQAKMHWLRDGDMNTNGVYEPVLRFVNYITDNNDNHQLLQPLTREELRTALFAMHPDKSSGPDGFNPAFFQNFWEGCGNDIFEAASAWIEHGFFPPSINDTNICLIPKGVNFKSMKDFRPISLCNMVYKVVSKAFVNRLDILLDKCVFEEQPAFVEGRSNLNNAMISTEVIHTLKRRTKGNKVHLALKIDISKAYDRVDWGFLRGVLAKMGFLTNGYIG; encoded by the exons ATGTCGAATATGCCCTGGTGTATCATCGGAGACTTCAATGATCTCTTGTCTCAAGAAGATAAACACG GTTGTCAATTTACGTGGGTCAAGAGTAGAGGTTCTGAGCATATGATGGAAGAAAGACTTGACCAAGCTTTCGCAGCTCCCCAGTGGTTGAACTTATTTCCTACTGTATCTCTTACAAACCTTATTGCCTCTCATTTGGATCATAGTCCCATTCTGCTTTCCTGTAAAACAGTGCAGACCTTACGTCGGGATATTAAGTTTCGGTTCAAAAATAGTTGGCTGCAGGAGAATGATATTGGTTCAGTAATTCAGTCGGGCTGGAGGTATGGAGATGACAACATAGTTGTGGACCATCTTTCCTCATATGCAGAGAGTCTTGAGGTTTGGAGTAGGCGGAAGCGTAACAGCAGGAAGGAAGATCTTGGGAAAAACTTAGAAGTTATGGAAATGTTTCGAGAGGGGCGTGATAAGTATTCGTCGGATAGATTCTTTAAGGCTCGAACTGAATATAATCAAGCTCTTATTAGGGAAGATGCCTACTGGAAGCAACAGGCTAAAATGCATTGGTTACGAGATGGAGATATGAACACGAA TGGTGTTTACGAACCGGTGCTTAGATTTGTTAATTACATAACTGATAATAATGATAACCATCAGTTACTACAGCCGCTAACTAGGGAGGAACTTCGCACTGCTCTCTTTGCTATGCATCCTGATAAATCTTCGGGGCCGGACGGATTTAATCCTGCGTTTTTTCAGAACTTCTGGGAAGGGTGTGGGAATGATATTTTTGAAGCGGCATCGGCTTGGATAGAGCATGGTTTCTTTCCTCCTTCTATTAACGACACTAATATCTGCCTGATCCCTAAAGGGGTTAATTTTAAGTCTATGAAGGATTTCAGACCCATTTCTCTGTGTAACATGGTATATAAAGTTGTCTCTAAAGCCTTCGTGAATAGACTGGATATTTTATTGGATAAATGTGTGTTTGAGGAACAACCTGCGTTTGTAGAAGGAAGATCTAATCTTAATAATGCCATGATTTCAACTGAAGTTATCCACACCTTAAAAAGAAGGACGAAAGGTAATAAAGTGCATCTGGCACTTAAGATTGATATCAGTAAGGCTTATGATCGAGTGGATTGGGGATTTCTGAGAGGTGTGTTGGCTAAAATGGGATTCTTGACAAATGGATACATTGGATGA